TTTCCTACGTTTGGATAACCAACAAGTCCAACATCTGCAATTAATTTTAACTCTAATCTAATTTTTCTAGTAGTTCCTGGAAGTCCTGGTTGAAAATATGTTGGTCTTTGATTTCTTGAATTTTTAAAGTGAACATTTCCTAATCCACCTTTTCCACCTTCTAAAAATAGAACTTTTTTCCCAACTTCTAATAAATCAAAAATAACTTCATTTGTCTCATCATCAATTACTTGAGTTCCTGGAGGTACAATTAAAACAAGTGCTTCACCTGACTTTCCTGTCATACTTCCACCTAAACCTTGTTTCCCATTTTCAGCTTTAAAGAATTTTCTTCCTTTGTAATTTGATAAAGTATCAGTATTGTTGTCTACTAAAAAATAAACATCTCCACCTCTTCCTCCATCTCCACCATCAGGTCCACCTTTAACAACAAATTTTTCTCGTCTAAAAGCTGCACATCCCTGTCCACCCTTTCCAGATGTAACTGAAAATCTAGCGCTATCTATAAACATAATAACTTTCCTTTTAATAAATAATTAAAAACTAAAAGTAAAATCTTATTTCACTGTTAACTTTTAATTAGTTATGTTGATTTTTAAATAAAAAAAGGGTGTAGGCAAAAGCCATACACCCTTTAAAGAAACTAAATTTGATTCAGAATTACGATGCTGCGTAAACTGAAACTTTTTTTCTTTTTTTATCTTTAATTTCAAATTTAACAACACCGTCAATTAAAGAATATATTGTATGATCTTTACCCATACCAACATTTTGACCTAAATGTACTTTAGTACCTCTTTGTCTAATGATAATATTTCCAGCTCTTACAACTTCACCACCAAATTTTTTAACACCAAGTCTTCTACCAGCTGAATCTCTATTATTCTGTGTACTTCCCTGACCTTTTTTGTGAGCCATAATTGTTCTCCTTAACTTTTGTTATGCTTATGCAGCGATTTTAGTAATTCTAATTTTTGTGAAGCTTTTTCTGAAACCTCTTTTTAATTTAGAATCTTTTCTTCTTCTTTTTTTGTAAATGATTACTTTTTTAGCTCTATTTACACCAGTACCATCTAATACTACAACTGCTTCAACTTTTGCGTTTGCAACTGCATCACCAGTTTTTAACTCACCGTTGTTTACAGCTAAAACATCAGTAATTTCTAAAGTTTCTTTAGCAGCTAAACCAGTATAATCTACGTCTAAGATATCTCCCTCAGAAACTTTATACTGTTTTCCACCACACTTGATAATTGCGTACATCTTTTTTCCTCTAATTCAATTCTATATGCATAAGTCGATACTCGTTCATATTAACTCTATTTTTCGAACCGGAATAGTATCTTAATTTAGTTTAAACTTTCTTTAAGTCTATTATTTTAATGGTAATCATTTGCTAATGCAATTGCATCAACCATAATTAGAGCATTTTTAGGTAACCCTTTTACTGAAATTGTTGTGCGAGCAGGTTTATGATCCCCAAATGCTTCTGCAAATAAAACATTAACTACACCAAAATCTTCAATATTTTCTAAATAAACTGATACTTTAACAACTTTTTCTAGTCCACTATCAGCATCTTCTAAAAGTGTTCTAAGATTTGACAATACTTGTCTTGTTTGAATTTTAATATCTCTTTCTATCATTGTACCATCTAAAGTTACTGGAACTTGTGCAGATGTATAAATCATACCATGTACTTTAACAGCAGGAGAATAAGGACCTATTGCTAAAGGTAAATTATCACTTTCAATAAATTTCATTGGATTTTCCTTAAGTTTAAATAACTTTTTGGAATTCTACAAAAAATAAACTACTAATAAAATAAATTTTGAAAATTAATTTTTATAGATTATAACTTACAAGTTTTCCTTGTTTTAATTGATAAATATTATCTTTAATTTTTCTAATTAAATTTGCTTTTTGTTTAAAATCCAGACTTTTATCATATGAAATTGCTGTTAATTTATTTGTATAAAATTTATATACTAATGTAAGAAGTTCTTGATTAAGTCTTTCATCATCATAATTTTCAAGTTTTTCATTTAAAATAATTGAATTTAAAGATGGATTTTCTATATCTGTTAAAACTAATTCAAATTCATTTCTATGAAATTCAAACATTGAAGCATCTACTATATCTAAAACAGCATCTAACCTTTTTGGTTTTTCAAGAATTGATTTTATAATACAAAGTTCTGCAATATCAATTTTTGATAAATTAACATCATTAATTCTTTGTTTATCTGAACTAATTTTTACTAAATTCTCTCTTACATTTAATTTTTGAGCTAGATATCTTTTATATTCATCTTGATTTAATAAACTTAAACTTTTTAAATAATCATTTGCTTCATTTAAAGCTTTTTGTTTTTGATTAGGTTCATTTATATCGTACTTTGAAATAATATAATCAATTGCATAAGGAATAAAAGGAATTGGATTTAAAAAAATATTATTTAATTCTTCAATTTTTTTACCTTTTACCATATCAGCAGGGTCTTGTCCATCACTAAAAATTACAACTCCACCTTCAAAATCACTTTGACTAAGCATTACTGAAGCTTTAAAAGCAGCTGCAAGTCCAGCTTTATCACCATCATATGCAAGTACTACTTTTGGTTCACCTCGTCTTAGAAGTGGTAAATGCTCAAGAGTAAGGGCAGTTCCAAGTGTTGCAACTGCTGTATTAAATCCTGCTTGATGAAGCATTATTACATCTAAGTAACCTTCACAAACAATTATTTGTTTATTTTTATAAATTTTCTCTTTTGCTAAATGATAACCATATAAAAGTCTTGATTTATTAAAAAGTTTAGTTTGAGGGGAATTTACATATTTTGCATTATGTCCAGTTATTGTTCTTCCACCAAAACCTACTAGTTTTCCATTTATTGAATAAATGGGAAAAGTAATTCTTTCTATAAATCTTGAATATAAACCATTTGTTCCAGTATCAATAACACCTAATTCTATGGCTTCTGTTAAATTAAAATGATTTGATTTTAAAAAATTTATTGTATCAAGAGAAACAGGAGCATATCCTATTTCAAATTTTTCTATAGAAAAATCAGAAATTCCTCTATCTTTTATATACTCTTTTGCTACAGAATTATTTACAAAAAGCTTTTGATAATATTTATTAACTTCTTCTAAGATTCTTATATCTTGTTTTTTTTCAGTTGTATTTTCATAATCCAATGTAAAATTATACATCGAAGCTAATTTTTCTATTGTTTCTGGATATGTTGTTTTTTCATATTCCATTACAAATTTTATAGAGTCACCACCTGCCCCACATCCAAAACAGTGATATATTTGTTTTGCTGGACTAACTACAAAAGATGGAGTACTTTCTCCATGAAAAGGACAACAAGCCTTAAAATTTGCTCCAGATTTTTTTAATTCTATAAATTGAGAAATTACATCTACAACATCAAGATGATTTTTTAAATTTTCTATTGACTCTTTTTTTATCATAAAAAGGATTATACTCTTTTATTCGTTTATATGAACTTTTATGTTAATATGCAACACTTTTTAAAACAATTAATAAAGGTTTTATCTGTGGATAATATAGTTTTAGAGTATAGAGACCCTCTACTTGGAATAATAATTATTGTTGCTCTAATTTTTATAATATCTTTTATAACATACTCTTACGGTATTTATAAAGAGAGAAATGCAAGAAAAGATTATAGAAAACTCTCTTTAAGATTTGAGCTTGGAAAATTAAAAGAAGAAGATTATGTACATTTATATAAAACTTATAATCTTCCTTTTGACTCTATTTTACTTTTAGCTTCATCTTTTTTACATAAAGGTGATTATAATAAAGCCATTTCTGTTTATTTGACTCTACTTGAACATGTAAATGATAGAGTAAAAAAAGAGGAGTTATTAGAACTTTTAGGAACAACTTACTTTAAAGGTGGTTTTTTACAAAGGTCAAAAGAGATATTTTTAAGAATTCTAAAATTCTCTCCACATAACAAAAATGCTTTAAAATATCTATTACTTGTAAGTGAAAAACTAAAAGACTTTAAAAAAGCAAAAGAGATTGCCTCTTGTTTAGAAGAGTTAGATATAGATATGAAAATCGATAAAATATATCTTGATGCTTTAATAATTTTAAATGATTCAATTTTATCATTTGAAAGAAGAACTGAACTTCTATATGAAATTTTTAAAGAACACAAAATCATTGAAAGAATATTTGTAAGTTTTCTAATTCAATTTAACAAACCATTTTTTTGGGAACATATAAAAGAGTTCGATTGTTCAAAATTTATTGATATTATGTGGTACTTAAACTTTGATGATATAGATTTTAATAAAGTTCTTGATAACTCTTTTTTATTGGAAGTTTATAACGCAAAAGGTCATTTAAAAAATTTAGAACATAGTCATGATTTTGATTTAGATATTTTGATGCTTATAAATAGACATGAACATAAAATTAATGCAACATTAGATTTTGAATTTATTTGTAGTTCATGTAAACACTCTCATCCTGTTTTTGATACAAGATGTCCACATTGTCATAATATACTAACATTTAATGTAAAACATCATTTAACAAAATCTTTTTATGAACCATATCAATCTTTACAATAAAAAAAGATTTAAAATAAAAAAATAACAATATATAACATAATAAAAGATGTGCTATACTTCCATAAATTTTAACAAAGGACACAAATGAGTGATTATTCGAAATTGGAAAAGTGTTTGGATTATCAGTTTAAAAATAAAAATCTGATAATCGAAGCACTTACCCATAAAAGTTACAAAAAACCTTACAATAATGAACGTTTAGAGTTTTTAGGTGATGCTGTTTTAAATCTAATTGTTGGAGAATATTTATATTTAAAATTCCCAAAATCAAATGAAGGTGAATTATCTAAGATTAGAGCTTCTTTAGTAAATGAAACAGGTTTTACAAGACTTGCAAATGAAATAAGATTAGGTGATTATATTTTTATTTCAACAGCTGAAGAAAGAAACAAAGGAAGAACAAAAGCTTCTATTTTATCAGATGCCTTTGAAGCAATTATGGGTGCAATTTATTTAGAATCAGGACTTAATACTTTAAAACCTATTATTTTAAGATTATTAGAAAAATCTTATGACAAAATTAATCTTGATGTATTATTTAGTGATTATAAAACAGCTCTTCAAGAGATAACTCAAGCTAAATTTGCTTCAATTCCAGAATATAAAATCGAAGGTTCTTATGGACCAGACCACAAAAAAGAGTTTGAAGTATCAATTTGGATTGATGGAACAAATTATGGTTATGCAAGTGGGAAAAGTAAAAAACTAGCTCAACAAGCAGCAGCAAAAATTGCTATAGAAAAACTAAAAGGAGAATAACCAATATGAATACATTTGGTCATAGATTTAGGTTTACAACTTTTGGTGAATCTCATGGAAAAGCTCTTGGATGTATTGTTGATGGAGTTCCAGCTGGAATAAAAATAGATGAAGAGTTTATCCAAAGCGAAATGGATAGAAGAAAACCTGGTCAAAATAAATTTGCAACAGCTAGAAAAGAAGGTGATGTTGTAGAAATTTTAAGTGGTGTTTTTGAAGGAATAACAACTGGAACTCCAATCTCTATGGTAATTTTTAATGAAAATCAAAAAAGTAGTGATTATTCAAATGTAAAAGATTTATTCCGTCCAGGACATGCTGATTTTACATATTTTAATAAATATGGAACAAGAGATTATAGAGGTGGAGGAAGAAGTAGTGCTAGAGAAACAGCTGCTAGAGTTGCTGCTGGTGCTATTGCTAAACTTTTATTAAAAGAATTAAATATAGATATCAAAAGTGGAATTTGTGAAATAGATGGAATTCAAGCTTCAACATTTGATTTTGAGAATGTTTCTAATTCTGAAATATTTGCTTTAGATAAAAATGTTGAAGAAGCTCAAAAAAATGCTATTTTAGAAGCTAAAAATTCACATAATAGTGTTGGTGGAGTTGCACTTATAAATGTAACAAATCCTCCTATTGGTCTTGGTGAACCACTTTATTTTAAACTAGATTCTCAAATAGCAAATGCAATGATGGGAATAAATGCTGTAAAAGCTGTTGAAATTGGAGATGGAGCACTTTCTTCAAGAGTAAAAGGTTATGATAATAATGACCAAATAAGAAAATCTGGATTTAAAACAAATCATAGTGGTGGAATTCTTGGTGGTATTTCAAATGGCGATGATATAAATGTAAAAGTTTATTTCAAAGCAACTCCATCAATTTTTATAGAACAAGAAACAATTGATATTTATGATAATGAAGTAGAATGTAAACTAAAAGGAAGACATGACCCTTGTGTTGCTGTACGTGGAAGTGTTGTTGCTGAATCTATGATGGCGTTAGTTCTTGCAGATATGGTATTACTTAATATGTCATCAAAAATGGAAAATGTTAAAAAAGTTTACAATAAATAAAATTCTTTTTCTTATTATTCTTTCTTCAAATTTATTAGCAAATGATGCTAATAAATTTGTTCAAGCTTATCCTGATTTTATAAAAGAAGTTTCAAATAACCACTTAATTTGGAATGATAATGAGAAAATGATTTTCGATGATAAAATTGAAAATAAAACTTTTCAAGAAAAACTAAATAATCCTTCATTAAAAAATCAACTAGATATTCCATATATAAAACTATCTGAAAATAAAGATTATATACCTTCAAAAAATGAAGATGCTGGAAGAATAAGATATGAACCATTTTTTAAAAAAATGTATGGTTCAAATCAAAAAGAAGTAAAACAAAATCTTGTAAAAATTATATGGTTACCCAAAAGCTCTAAAAAAGTATTATGGGTTAATAAAATAAATGACATAGATAAAAAATTAGAATCTATATCAAATGAAATAGAACAACTTCCAAATAATATAAAATCTTTTGCCCAATATCCAAGTGGAGCTTTTAATTGGCGAAAGATTAGTGAAACAAACAGATTAAGTGTTCATAGTTTTGGAATTGCAATTGATTTGAATGTTAAAGATTCACATTACTGGCTTTGGGATAAAGGCAAAAAAGATTTTACTTATAAAAATAAAATACCTTTGGAAATTGTAGAAATTTTTGAAAAATATGGATTTATTTGGGGAGGGAGATGGTATCATTATGACACCATGCATTTTGAATATCGTCCAGAACTTCTTAATTAAAGAAGCATTTAATTTCTTTTGATTATAATTTCAACATAAAAGCAACTCTTTGGTCAAGGGTTGCTTTTTTTATTTATCTTCTTTTTAACTCAAATTTTAACTCTTCAAGTCTTGCAATTCTATCTTCAGTTGTTGGATGAGTTCTAAATAAATTTCCAATATTTGATTTTAAACCTGAAAATGGATTTATAATAAACATATGAGCTGTTTGTTCAGTTGCATTATGTATTTGATGTCCACTTCTTGCATAATTTTCAAGTTTTGCTAAAGCACTTTGAAGACCAGCTGGATTTCCTGTCATTCTAGCAGCTCCTTCATCAGCCATAAACTCTCTACTTCTACTAACTGTCATTTGAATAATTGAAGCTGCTATTGGAAGTAAAATTGCCATAACTATCATCATAATTGGATTTGAGCTTTGTCTATCGTTACTATTAGTAAACATTGCACCAAATTGCATCATATTTGCAATCATTGCAATTGCTCCTGCAAAAACTGCTGCAATTGTTCCAATTAAAATATCATAATGTTTTATATGTGATAATTCATGGGCAATTACACCTTCTAATTCTTCTTCATTTAACATCTCATATAATCCCATAGTAACAGCAACAGCAGCATGTTCATGGTTTCTTCCTGTTGCAAAAGCATTTGGAGTATGATCAGGTATTAAATAAACTTTTGGCATAGGAAGCCCAGCTTTTTGTGTTAATCTTTGTGTAATTCTATAAACTGGATGTCTAACATCTTCTAAAGGTGTAGCATCATAATGTTTTAGCACTTGTTGGTCTGAATAATAATAAGCATAAAAATTCATACCACCAGCTATTAAAAATGCTATTAACATTCCATTTGTTCCACCAAATGAATAACCAATAAATACGAATAATACGGTTAGAAATGTAAGTAGAAAAACTGTTTTTATTTGCTCCATTTTATTCTCCTAAATTTTTTGTGATTTTAGCTAATATTAGTTAATAAAAATTAAACTAAATATTATTTAAAATTGACTCTTTTTTATAGGGTACTTTAGCACTTGGAGTCACTTTAGAAGTATTTTCAAGATGCACATCTTGGTCATCAAAAAAGATATCTGCACCAAAAGCTTTTACTACTTCATATTTGTCCACTCCTCCTAAAAAGAAAGCTTCATCAAGTCTTACTCCCCATTGAGAAAGGGTTCTTATTACCCTTTCATGTGCAGGAGAATTTCTAGCTGTTATAAGTGCCGTTCTAATTGGAGTTTGTTCTTCATGATATTTTGCTTGAATATTTGAAATAACTCTTAATAATTGTGCAAAAGGACCACTTTTCATAGGATTTGAGGCATTTTGTTTTTCATATTCTAAAAATGCATTTAATCCTTGTGTTTTATAAATAATTTCTGATTCTTCTGAAAATAAAACCGCATCACCATCAAAAGCAATTTTTACTTGAGTTGAAAATTCATCTTCATCATTTTCATAAGGTAAAATTCTAGCTGCTGCTATTCCTTCATTTATTGCTTCTTGAACATCTTGTTCATTTGCTGAAAGAAATAAATCAACTTTAAATGGTTTTAAATATTTTGAAATATCACTTCCGCCACTCCAAGCTGACCTTGCAATATCAAGTTTATATTTTTCTATAGATTTTGTAATTCTTAAACTTGTTGCAGAATTATTCCTTGACATAATAATAACTTCTACTTGTTTATCATCAGGAAAATCTTCATTGATTCTCAATAGGTTTTTAACTAATCTAAAACCTGTTCCTTTTTTTGGTAATACATCTTCATTTTCAATTTGATATTTATAATATTCATCTAAACCTTTTTCTTCAAATATTTTATTTTCATCTTCTAAATTAAATAAAGCTCTTGATGAAATGGCTATTACTAATTTTTTGTTTAAATCATATCCCAAAATAGTATCCTTAATTTTTTTTATTATACAAATTTGTAGCTATAATATCTATATATTAGATTTTTTATAAGAAAAAAAGCTTAAATTATTTACAATCAAACATTATTTTTAAATCAAGAGTAGGTATATGAAAAAACTTTATATTGTACGACATACAAAAAAAGAGGATGAAGACTTAAATCAAGATGATTATGATAGAGAATTATCAGAAGATGGAAAAACTGAAGCAAAAAATATTGCTGAGAATTTTGCAAAAAAAAATCCTCAAATTGATTTAATAGTAGCTAGTCCAGCAAAAAGAACAAGAGATACAGCAGAAATATTTGCAAAAGCATTAAACTATAAAAAAACTATCATGTTAAATGAAGTTTTATATATGGCATTTGTAACTGAGTTACTTGAAACTATCTCTTATACATTTGATACTGTTGATTCTATGTTATTAGTAGGTCATAATCCATCATTAACTGCTTTAGCTGTAACATTAGTTGGCTTTAAAGAGAAGTTTGAAATGGGTGGAATTATGGAAATAAATTTTGATTGTGATAGTTGGATTGAAATTTCAAAAGAGAATGCTATTTTAGTAAACTACGAAAAACCTCTATAAATAACAAAATCTTTTTTTGATTTTGTTATTTAGTCTAAATTTTTATTTAAAAGAACTAAAGAAGCTAATTTTGTTAGTTCTGTAATTTTTTCTTTATTTAACTCTTCATCACCTAAAACTGAAGAAAAAATTTCAGTAAAATTTTGTCTTGCCCAAGTTCTAAGTTCTGTTGCATTCATAAATTTATTAGTTGAGATTACTTTTCCTTTTTGATTAGTAACTGTAACTTTTGCTGTATCATTATTTTCAAAATTACCTTTAATTCCATCATTATTTGAAATTTGATAAGTAACTTTTGCTTGATAAATTTTCCCTTTAACAACACTTCCATCATCAATTACTTTTCTTGGAAATCCACTCTCTTTAAAAAAACCATCCCATTGGTCTGCAAATAATAGTGAAAAACTAAACATCATAAAAACAATAATTTGTTTCATTTTAACCTCTAAAATATTTCTATTTACCTAAACAAAATTCACCAAACATAACATCTAACATCTCATCATTTTCATAAGGTCTTGTAATTGATGAAATATTTTCCAATGCTTCTGTTATAAAGTGGGCAAAAAACTCTAATTCGCCACTAGATAATGGCTCTTTTGATAAATTGATATTATACAATGTATTTTCAACTGAAGATACTTGTCGTTTTGAAATTAATGTCATCTCATCACCAAAAGTATTTGAATCTAAAATCTGTTCAACTCTTTTAATAAGTGGATTTATATCCTCTTTTGTTGAAAGTTCAATAAAATTATTTAAAATTGATTTATCAAACAAATTGTCTAAATCAGATTTATTTAAAACTTTGATTATCTCTTTATTTGAATTTTCATTTATTAATTCTAAAATTTTTTTATCTTCATCATCACAATTTTTACTATTATCAAAAAGTGCAATTACAATATCTGCTTCATTTAAAGTCTCTATTGATTTTTCAATTCCAATTTTTTCAATAACATCACTAGCATTTCTAATACCAGCTGTATCAACTATTTTAATTATATGCGTTCCAATTTTTACAGACTCTTCAATAGTATCTCTAGTTGTTCCTGCAATATCAGAAATAATTGCTCTATCATAGTTTAAAAGTTTATTTAAAAGTGAAGATTTTCCAACATTTGGTTTTCCAATAATTGCAACTTTAAAACCTTCAATCATTCCTTCTCTTCTTCTACTAGCTTCTAATGTATTTGATAATTTTAAAGTAATTTTTTGAAGTTTATTCTCTATTTGTTCATAAATATCAGTAGGTAAATCTTCTTCTGCATAATCAATAGAAACTTCTGTATAAGCTAACATAAAAAGTAAATCTTCTCTTATTTCATTTACGAAATTTGTTAATTCACCTTTTAATTGACGTGCAAGTAATTTAACCGCATCAGCACTTCTTGCTTCAATAATTTTTGATATAGCTTCTGCTTTACTTAAATCTATTTTATTATTAAAAAAAGCTCTTTTTGAAAATTCTCCAGGATTTGCTAATCTTGCACCAGATTTTAAAACTTCATCAACTATCATATTTGCAATTGCAACTCCACCATGACATTGAAACTCAACAACATCTTCTCCAGTAAAAGAAAATGGTGCTTTAAAATATAAAA
The genomic region above belongs to Arcobacter ellisii and contains:
- the rpmA gene encoding 50S ribosomal protein L27; the protein is MAHKKGQGSTQNNRDSAGRRLGVKKFGGEVVRAGNIIIRQRGTKVHLGQNVGMGKDHTIYSLIDGVVKFEIKDKKRKKVSVYAAS
- the rplU gene encoding 50S ribosomal protein L21; its protein translation is MYAIIKCGGKQYKVSEGDILDVDYTGLAAKETLEITDVLAVNNGELKTGDAVANAKVEAVVVLDGTGVNRAKKVIIYKKRRRKDSKLKRGFRKSFTKIRITKIAA
- a CDS encoding RidA family protein; translation: MKFIESDNLPLAIGPYSPAVKVHGMIYTSAQVPVTLDGTMIERDIKIQTRQVLSNLRTLLEDADSGLEKVVKVSVYLENIEDFGVVNVLFAEAFGDHKPARTTISVKGLPKNALIMVDAIALANDYH
- the dnaG gene encoding DNA primase, coding for MIKKESIENLKNHLDVVDVISQFIELKKSGANFKACCPFHGESTPSFVVSPAKQIYHCFGCGAGGDSIKFVMEYEKTTYPETIEKLASMYNFTLDYENTTEKKQDIRILEEVNKYYQKLFVNNSVAKEYIKDRGISDFSIEKFEIGYAPVSLDTINFLKSNHFNLTEAIELGVIDTGTNGLYSRFIERITFPIYSINGKLVGFGGRTITGHNAKYVNSPQTKLFNKSRLLYGYHLAKEKIYKNKQIIVCEGYLDVIMLHQAGFNTAVATLGTALTLEHLPLLRRGEPKVVLAYDGDKAGLAAAFKASVMLSQSDFEGGVVIFSDGQDPADMVKGKKIEELNNIFLNPIPFIPYAIDYIISKYDINEPNQKQKALNEANDYLKSLSLLNQDEYKRYLAQKLNVRENLVKISSDKQRINDVNLSKIDIAELCIIKSILEKPKRLDAVLDIVDASMFEFHRNEFELVLTDIENPSLNSIILNEKLENYDDERLNQELLTLVYKFYTNKLTAISYDKSLDFKQKANLIRKIKDNIYQLKQGKLVSYNL
- a CDS encoding tetratricopeptide repeat protein, with the translated sequence MDNIVLEYRDPLLGIIIIVALIFIISFITYSYGIYKERNARKDYRKLSLRFELGKLKEEDYVHLYKTYNLPFDSILLLASSFLHKGDYNKAISVYLTLLEHVNDRVKKEELLELLGTTYFKGGFLQRSKEIFLRILKFSPHNKNALKYLLLVSEKLKDFKKAKEIASCLEELDIDMKIDKIYLDALIILNDSILSFERRTELLYEIFKEHKIIERIFVSFLIQFNKPFFWEHIKEFDCSKFIDIMWYLNFDDIDFNKVLDNSFLLEVYNAKGHLKNLEHSHDFDLDILMLINRHEHKINATLDFEFICSSCKHSHPVFDTRCPHCHNILTFNVKHHLTKSFYEPYQSLQ
- the rnc gene encoding ribonuclease III; translation: MSDYSKLEKCLDYQFKNKNLIIEALTHKSYKKPYNNERLEFLGDAVLNLIVGEYLYLKFPKSNEGELSKIRASLVNETGFTRLANEIRLGDYIFISTAEERNKGRTKASILSDAFEAIMGAIYLESGLNTLKPIILRLLEKSYDKINLDVLFSDYKTALQEITQAKFASIPEYKIEGSYGPDHKKEFEVSIWIDGTNYGYASGKSKKLAQQAAAKIAIEKLKGE
- the aroC gene encoding chorismate synthase, which codes for MNTFGHRFRFTTFGESHGKALGCIVDGVPAGIKIDEEFIQSEMDRRKPGQNKFATARKEGDVVEILSGVFEGITTGTPISMVIFNENQKSSDYSNVKDLFRPGHADFTYFNKYGTRDYRGGGRSSARETAARVAAGAIAKLLLKELNIDIKSGICEIDGIQASTFDFENVSNSEIFALDKNVEEAQKNAILEAKNSHNSVGGVALINVTNPPIGLGEPLYFKLDSQIANAMMGINAVKAVEIGDGALSSRVKGYDNNDQIRKSGFKTNHSGGILGGISNGDDINVKVYFKATPSIFIEQETIDIYDNEVECKLKGRHDPCVAVRGSVVAESMMALVLADMVLLNMSSKMENVKKVYNK
- a CDS encoding M15 family metallopeptidase; the protein is MLKKFTINKILFLIILSSNLLANDANKFVQAYPDFIKEVSNNHLIWNDNEKMIFDDKIENKTFQEKLNNPSLKNQLDIPYIKLSENKDYIPSKNEDAGRIRYEPFFKKMYGSNQKEVKQNLVKIIWLPKSSKKVLWVNKINDIDKKLESISNEIEQLPNNIKSFAQYPSGAFNWRKISETNRLSVHSFGIAIDLNVKDSHYWLWDKGKKDFTYKNKIPLEIVEIFEKYGFIWGGRWYHYDTMHFEYRPELLN
- the htpX gene encoding zinc metalloprotease HtpX — protein: MEQIKTVFLLTFLTVLFVFIGYSFGGTNGMLIAFLIAGGMNFYAYYYSDQQVLKHYDATPLEDVRHPVYRITQRLTQKAGLPMPKVYLIPDHTPNAFATGRNHEHAAVAVTMGLYEMLNEEELEGVIAHELSHIKHYDILIGTIAAVFAGAIAMIANMMQFGAMFTNSNDRQSSNPIMMIVMAILLPIAASIIQMTVSRSREFMADEGAARMTGNPAGLQSALAKLENYARSGHQIHNATEQTAHMFIINPFSGLKSNIGNLFRTHPTTEDRIARLEELKFELKRR
- a CDS encoding 5'-nucleotidase yields the protein MGYDLNKKLVIAISSRALFNLEDENKIFEEKGLDEYYKYQIENEDVLPKKGTGFRLVKNLLRINEDFPDDKQVEVIIMSRNNSATSLRITKSIEKYKLDIARSAWSGGSDISKYLKPFKVDLFLSANEQDVQEAINEGIAAARILPYENDEDEFSTQVKIAFDGDAVLFSEESEIIYKTQGLNAFLEYEKQNASNPMKSGPFAQLLRVISNIQAKYHEEQTPIRTALITARNSPAHERVIRTLSQWGVRLDEAFFLGGVDKYEVVKAFGADIFFDDQDVHLENTSKVTPSAKVPYKKESILNNI
- a CDS encoding SixA phosphatase family protein, which encodes MKKLYIVRHTKKEDEDLNQDDYDRELSEDGKTEAKNIAENFAKKNPQIDLIVASPAKRTRDTAEIFAKALNYKKTIMLNEVLYMAFVTELLETISYTFDTVDSMLLVGHNPSLTALAVTLVGFKEKFEMGGIMEINFDCDSWIEISKENAILVNYEKPL
- the mnmE gene encoding tRNA uridine-5-carboxymethylaminomethyl(34) synthesis GTPase MnmE, which gives rise to MFDDATIVAIATANGIGSISIVRISGANALAIASKISKKTTFQPRLATLSYLYDTNNEIIDEALVLYFKAPFSFTGEDVVEFQCHGGVAIANMIVDEVLKSGARLANPGEFSKRAFFNNKIDLSKAEAISKIIEARSADAVKLLARQLKGELTNFVNEIREDLLFMLAYTEVSIDYAEEDLPTDIYEQIENKLQKITLKLSNTLEASRRREGMIEGFKVAIIGKPNVGKSSLLNKLLNYDRAIISDIAGTTRDTIEESVKIGTHIIKIVDTAGIRNASDVIEKIGIEKSIETLNEADIVIALFDNSKNCDDEDKKILELINENSNKEIIKVLNKSDLDNLFDKSILNNFIELSTKEDINPLIKRVEQILDSNTFGDEMTLISKRQVSSVENTLYNINLSKEPLSSGELEFFAHFITEALENISSITRPYENDEMLDVMFGEFCLGK